A window of the Alnus glutinosa chromosome 4, dhAlnGlut1.1, whole genome shotgun sequence genome harbors these coding sequences:
- the LOC133866643 gene encoding LRR receptor-like serine/threonine-protein kinase ERECTA, translating into MRFFGRAVLAFPAQLLLAFLVCLCFAPVDSDDGATLLEIKKSFSDVDNVLYDWTDSPSSDYCVWKGVECDNVTFNVVALNLSGLNLDGEISPAIGDLKSLSTLDLRGNRLSGQIPDEIGDCSSLKSLDLSFNEIYGDIPFSISKLKQMEYLILKNNQLIGPIPSTLSQIPNLKILDLAQNTLSGEIPRLIYWNEVLQYLGLRGNNLVGTLSPDMCQLTGLWYFDIRNNSLTGSIPQNVGNCTAFQVLDLSYNHLTGEIPFNIGFLQIATLSLQGNQLTGHIPSVIGLMQALAVLDLSCNMLSGSIPPILGNLTYTEKLYLHGNKLTGSIPPELGNMTKLHYLELNDNQLTGHIPPELGKLTDLFDLNVANNNLEGPIPDNLSSCTNLNSLNVHGNKLNGTIPLALQRLESMTYLNLSSNNLRGPIPIELSRIGNLDNLDISSNIISGSIPSSLGDLEHLLKLNLSRNHLTGSIPAEFGNLRSVMEIDLSNNHLSGLIPQELGQLQNMFSLRLENNNLSGDVMSLIDCLSLTVLNVSYNNLAGDIPTSNNFSRFSPDSFIGNPGLCGSWLNSPCHESRPTERVTISKAAILGIALGALVILLMILVAACRPHKPAPFPDGSLDKPVNYSTPKLVILHMNMALHVYDDIMRMTENLSEKYIIGHGASSTVYKCVLKNCKPVAVKKLYSHYQCLKEFETELETVGSIKHRNLVSLQGYSLSLSGNLLFYDYMENGSLWDLLHGSGKKIKLDWDTRLHIALGAAQGLAYLHHDCSPRIIHRDVKSSNILLDKDFEAHLTDFGIAKSLCTSKSHTSTYIMGTIGYIDPEYARTSRLTEKSDVYSYGIVLLELLTGRKAVDNESNLHHLILSKTANNAVMETVDPEITATCKDLGAVKKVFQLALLCTKRQPSDRPTMHEVTRVLGSLVPSTTTVKLPTMNPPAPLPSTKVPCYKDEYANLKTPHMLNCPSMSTSDAQLFLKFGEVISQSSK; encoded by the exons ATGAGGTTTTTTGGGAGGGCAGTTTTGGCATTTCCTGCTCAGCTCCTTCTGGCGTTTCTCGTCTGTCTCTGCTTTGCTCCGGTCGATTCCGACGACG GTGCAACCCTGTTGGAGATAAAGAAGTCATTTAGCGATGTGGACAATGTGCTATATGATTGGACAGACTCACCTTCTTCGGATTATTGTGTTTGGAAAGGGGTTGAATGTGACAATGTCACCTTCAATGTCGTTGCTCT TAATCTGTCAGGTCTGAATCTTGATGGAGAAATCTCACCTGCAATAGGAGATCTTAAAAGCCTGTCCACTCT TGATCTAAGGGGAAACCGGCTCTCTGGGCAAATCCCAGATGAGATAGGTGACTGTTCTTCATTGAAAAGCCT GGACTTGTCATTTAATGAGATATATGGAGACATTCCATTTTCAATCTCGAAGTTGAAACAAATGGAATATCT AATCTTGAAAAATAATCAGTTGATTGGACCAATTCCTTCAACCTTGTCCCAGATACCAAACTTGAAaatttt AGACCTGGCACAAAATACTCTCAGCGGAGAAATACCAAGGCTTATATACTGGAATGAAGTTTTGCAGTATCT TGGTTTGCGAGGGAACAATTTAGTGGGTACACTCTCTCCAGATATGTGCCAGCTAACTGGCTTATGGTACTT TGATATAAGAAACAACAGTTTGACTGGCAGTATTCCTCAGAATGTCGGCAACTGCACTGCCTTCCAGGTCTT GGACTTGTCCTACAACCACCTGACAGGAGAGATTCCATTCAACATTGGCTTCTTGCAAATAGCCACATT ATCATTGCAAGGTAATCAACTGACTGGGCATATTCCATCAGTGATTGGTCTGATGCAGGCACTTGCTGTTCT AGATCTGAGCTGCAACATGTTAAGCGGATCAATTCCTCCTATTTTGGGAAATCTGACTTACACTGAGAAATT GTATTTGCATGGCAACAAGCTGACTGGATCCATTCCCCCAGAGCTCGGGAATATGACGAAGCTTCATTATCT GGAATTGAATGACAATCAACTTACTGGGCATATACCACCTGAGCTTGGGAAGCTCACCGATCTATTTGACCT AAATGTTGCTAACAACAATCTTGAAGGGCCCATCCCCGATAATCTTAGCTCATGCACAAATCTTAACAGTCT AAATGTGCATGGGAACAAGTTGAATGGAACAATCCCACTTGCTTTACAAAGGCTGGAGAGTATGACATATCT AAACCTTTCCTCCAACAATCTTCGGGGCCCCATTCCGATTGAGCTATCTCGGATTGGTAATCTAGATAACCT GGACATCTCTAGTAACATAATTAGTGGCTCAATTCCTTCTTCACTTGGTGATTTGGAACATCTTCTGAAGCT GAACTTGAGCAGAAACCATTTAACAGGATCTATACCTGCTGAGTTTGGTAATCTAAGAAGCGTTATGGAAAT AGATCTTTCAAATAATCATCTCTCAGGCTTGATTCCTCAAGAACTTggtcagcttcagaacatgtTCTCATT GAGActagaaaacaacaatttatcAGGGGATGTGATGTCATTGATCGACTGCCTCAGTCTTACAGTACT CAATGTGTCTTACAACAATCTAGCTGGTGATATTCCCACAAGCAATAACTTCTCAAGGTTTTCACCTGACAG TTTCATTGGAAATCCCGGTCTTTGTGGCTCTTGGCTCAATTCCCCATGTCATGAGTCTCGTCCTACAGAGCGAG TCACAATATCTAAAGCAGCTATTCTGGGGATTGCTCTTGGTGCCCTTGTGATTCTTCTCATGATCTTAGTGGCAGCATGCCGTCCGCACAAACCAGCACCTTTTCCTGATGGATCACTCGACAAACCAG TTAATTACTCGACACCTAAGCTAGTGATCCTTCACATGAATATGGCACTTCATGTGTATGACGACATCATGAGAATGACTGAAAACTTGAGTGAGAAGTATATAATTGGTCATGGTGCATCAAGTACGGTATACAAATGTGTCCTTAAGAATTGCAAGCCAGTGGCCGTCAAGAAACTCTACTCCCACTATCAGTGCTTGAAGGAATTCGAGACAGAACTTGAGACAGTGGGGAGTATCAAGCATCGGAATCTGGTTAGCCTCCAAGGGTACTCCTTGTCCCTCTCTGGGAACCTTCTCTTCTATGACTACATGGAAAATGGTAGTCTCTGGGATCTCCTTCATG GCTCTGGCAAAAAGATAAAGCTTGACTGGGATACTCGTCTTCACATAGCACTCGGAGCAGCTCAAGGGCTGGCATATTTACACCATGATTGCAGCCCCCGCATCATCCACAGGGATGTGAAGTCATCTAATATTTTACTAGACAAGGATTTTGAGGCTCATCTCACCGATTTTGGCATTGCCAAGAGTTTGTGCACCTCAAAGTCCCACACTTCCACTTACATAATGGGCACCATTGGCTATATAGACCCTGAGTATGCACGTACTTCCCGCCTCACTGAGAAATCTGATGTGTATAGTTATGGCATTGTTCTACTTGAGTTGCTGACAGGAAGGAAAGCTGTAGATAATGAATCCAATCTTCATCATCTG ATCTTGTCTAAGACAGCCAACAATGCTGTCATGGAAACTGTTGATCCTGAGATCACTGCCACGTGTAAGGACCTTGGAGCAGTAAAGAAGGTTTTTCAGCTAGCCCTTCTATGCACTAAGAGACAGCCGTCAGATCGGCCAACCATGCATGAAGTAACACGTGTCCTGGGGAGCCTTGTGCCATCCACCACAACAGTAAAACTACCAACCATGAACCCACCCGCCCCACTCCCATCTACAAAGGTGCCATGCTACAAGGATGAGTATGCAAATCTCAAGACTCCACACATGCTGAATTGCCCATCCATGAGCACCTCAGATGCTCAGCTCTTCCTTAAGTTTGGAGAGGTAATTTCTCAGAGCAGCAAGTGA